One genomic region from Knoellia sp. p5-6-4 encodes:
- the pepN gene encoding aminopeptidase N, whose amino-acid sequence MPSLTRSEATERAALIDVTSMEVDLDLDRGEEQFGSTTTIRFTCTEPGRSTFLDLAPESLESITLNGSPVDPSGLVDGRIALSGLAADNEVVVVATMRYSRDGQGLHRAVDPADGQHYVYGHLFLDAAPTVFACFDQPDLKAPYAVSVTAPRGWHVVGNGAATEVSPGRWELAPTRPLATYFVTVCAGPWASVRSEHDGIPLGIHARASLREPLERQAEQMLEVTRASFDYYHRLFGIRYPFGEYHQVFVPEFNAGAMENPGCVTFRDTYVFRGAAARDEVLTRSNTIAHEMAHMWFGDLVTMRWWDDLWLNESFAEYMAHRTTVDATEFTEGWVDSTVARKMWGYAAERTPSTHPVAGGAALDAQAALQDFDGISYAKGAATLRQLIAHIGDDAFIAGVSAYLREHAYGNGTLSDFLGFMERASGKDLGEWSKAWLLTAGLDVLAADQETGVLTREAPEAFPADRPHTLDVAGFTGGAEVFRVGVTLAGPRTEVPELRDAPRAELVVPNASDLTWATVALDAATLAAVPRSLAEVPDAQARAVLWAALVDGVCLGTVDPRLVVETFGRAWPHEDNESVLNRVANVVLGRVVTTFLPPEEQAAARAVVAAAAAELLDAGEPGSTRALLGARLLARSAADEARLRPWAEQEALPAGLEGDSDFRWLVVRNLAGQGLVDRAFVEQVRRDDDTLSGRLGALAATASLPGEDAKAWAWRELTANRDRSNYELNALASGFWSGDDLDTVRGYVGRYFADVPAMAGWVGADALGRVATLAYPARVVEQSTAEASAATLAGDGLTPAVRRSMVDADSELREALRSRAAFG is encoded by the coding sequence ATGCCCTCACTGACGCGGTCCGAGGCCACCGAGCGCGCGGCGCTCATCGACGTCACGTCCATGGAGGTCGACCTCGACCTCGACCGGGGTGAGGAGCAGTTCGGCTCCACGACCACGATCCGGTTCACCTGCACCGAACCCGGTCGTTCGACCTTCCTCGACCTCGCGCCGGAGTCGTTGGAGTCGATCACCCTCAACGGGTCGCCGGTCGACCCCAGCGGACTCGTCGACGGACGCATCGCGCTCTCCGGGCTCGCGGCCGACAACGAGGTCGTCGTCGTCGCAACCATGCGCTACAGCCGCGACGGGCAGGGCCTGCACCGCGCCGTCGACCCCGCCGACGGGCAGCACTACGTCTATGGCCACCTGTTCCTCGACGCCGCCCCCACCGTCTTCGCCTGTTTCGACCAGCCCGACCTCAAGGCGCCGTATGCCGTGTCGGTCACCGCCCCGCGGGGCTGGCACGTGGTCGGCAACGGGGCGGCCACCGAGGTGTCGCCGGGGCGCTGGGAGCTGGCCCCCACCCGGCCGCTGGCCACCTACTTCGTCACCGTCTGCGCCGGCCCCTGGGCGTCCGTGCGCAGCGAGCACGACGGCATACCGCTCGGCATCCACGCCCGGGCCTCGCTGCGGGAGCCGCTGGAGCGGCAGGCGGAGCAGATGCTCGAGGTCACCCGGGCGAGCTTCGACTACTACCACCGGCTCTTCGGCATCCGGTACCCCTTCGGCGAGTACCACCAGGTCTTCGTGCCGGAGTTCAACGCCGGGGCGATGGAGAACCCGGGGTGCGTGACCTTCCGCGACACCTACGTCTTCCGGGGTGCTGCGGCGCGCGACGAGGTGCTGACCCGTTCGAACACGATCGCGCACGAGATGGCGCACATGTGGTTCGGCGACCTGGTGACCATGCGGTGGTGGGACGACCTGTGGCTCAACGAGTCGTTCGCCGAGTACATGGCCCACCGCACCACCGTGGACGCCACGGAGTTCACCGAGGGCTGGGTGGACTCCACCGTCGCCCGCAAGATGTGGGGGTATGCCGCGGAGCGCACCCCTTCTACGCACCCGGTGGCCGGAGGGGCGGCGCTCGACGCCCAGGCGGCGCTGCAGGACTTCGACGGCATCTCCTACGCCAAGGGCGCGGCGACGCTGCGCCAGCTGATCGCCCACATCGGCGACGACGCGTTCATTGCCGGGGTCAGCGCCTACCTGCGCGAGCACGCCTACGGCAACGGGACGCTGAGCGACTTCCTCGGCTTCATGGAGCGTGCCTCGGGCAAGGACCTGGGCGAGTGGAGCAAGGCGTGGCTGCTCACTGCGGGCCTCGACGTCCTCGCGGCAGACCAGGAGACGGGTGTCCTGACGCGTGAGGCGCCGGAGGCCTTCCCGGCCGACCGGCCGCACACACTCGACGTGGCAGGGTTCACCGGGGGGGCCGAGGTGTTCAGGGTGGGCGTCACCCTCGCCGGGCCGCGCACCGAGGTGCCCGAGCTGCGGGACGCACCGCGGGCCGAGCTCGTCGTGCCCAACGCCTCCGACCTGACCTGGGCGACCGTGGCGCTGGACGCGGCCACGCTGGCGGCGGTGCCGCGTAGCCTGGCGGAGGTGCCGGACGCTCAGGCGCGCGCCGTGCTGTGGGCGGCGCTGGTCGACGGCGTGTGCCTCGGCACGGTCGACCCGCGCCTCGTCGTCGAGACCTTCGGCCGCGCCTGGCCTCACGAGGACAACGAGTCGGTGCTCAACCGGGTCGCAAACGTCGTGCTCGGGAGGGTGGTCACGACGTTCCTGCCGCCCGAGGAGCAGGCCGCCGCCCGTGCTGTGGTCGCGGCGGCCGCCGCCGAGCTGCTCGACGCCGGCGAGCCGGGCTCCACCCGGGCGCTGCTGGGGGCGCGGCTGCTGGCCCGCAGCGCGGCCGACGAGGCCCGGCTGCGGCCGTGGGCGGAGCAGGAGGCGCTGCCCGCCGGGCTGGAGGGTGACTCGGACTTCCGGTGGCTCGTGGTGCGCAACCTCGCCGGGCAGGGGCTGGTCGACCGCGCGTTCGTCGAGCAGGTCCGTCGCGACGACGACACCCTCTCGGGGCGGCTCGGTGCCCTCGCGGCCACCGCGTCGCTGCCGGGGGAGGACGCCAAGGCCTGGGCCTGGAGGGAGCTGACCGCGAACCGGGACCGGTCCAACTACGAGCTCAACGCGCTCGCCTCCGGCTTCTGGTCCGGCGACGACCTCGACACCGTGCGCGGCTACGTCGGCCGCTACTTCGCCGACGTGCCGGCCATGGCGGGGTGGGTCGGCGCCGACGCGCTCGGCCGGGTTGCGACCCTGGCCTACCCGGCGCGGGTCGTCGAGCAGTCGACGGCCGAGGCCAGCGCGGCCACGCTGGCCGGCGACGGCCTCACGCCCGCGGTACGCCGGTCCATGGTGGACGCCGACTCCGAGCTGCGCGAGGCGCTGCGCTCGCGGGCCGCGTTCGGCTGA
- a CDS encoding cold-shock protein — translation MAQGTVKWFNAEKGFGFIEQDGGGPDVFVHYSAINTGGYRSLDEAQRVEFEVTQGPKGPQAENVTAL, via the coding sequence ATGGCACAGGGAACAGTGAAGTGGTTCAACGCTGAGAAGGGCTTCGGCTTCATCGAGCAGGACGGCGGCGGTCCGGACGTGTTCGTGCACTACAGCGCGATCAACACCGGCGGCTACCGCTCCCTCGACGAGGCGCAGCGCGTGGAGTTCGAGGTCACGCAGGGCCCCAAGGGCCCGCAGGCGGAGAACGTCACCGCACTCTGA
- the htpX gene encoding zinc metalloprotease HtpX, whose protein sequence is MHNHFNGLKTAALFGGIFALLLGMGAVIGGGRYIWLFALLGVGMTAFGYWNSDKIAIRAMHAYPVSEAQAPAMYRIVRELSTAAGKPMPRLYVSPTQAPNAFATGRNPENAAVCATEGILGMLDERELRGVLGHELMHVYNRDILTGSVAAAIAGVITSVAQMLMFTSMFGGGDEEDRPNPIALLAMALLAPFAAMVIQMAISRTREYDADEDGARLTGDPLALASALRKLEQGTARAPLAPTPALQNSSHMMIANPFRPQDVSRFFSTHPPMAERIARLEAMAYGYRAG, encoded by the coding sequence ATGCACAACCACTTCAACGGGCTGAAGACCGCCGCGCTGTTCGGCGGCATCTTCGCGCTCCTCCTCGGCATGGGCGCCGTGATCGGCGGCGGCAGGTACATCTGGCTGTTCGCGCTGCTCGGCGTGGGAATGACCGCGTTCGGCTACTGGAACAGCGACAAGATCGCCATCCGGGCCATGCATGCCTACCCCGTCAGCGAGGCACAGGCGCCGGCGATGTACCGGATCGTCCGCGAGCTCTCCACGGCCGCCGGCAAGCCGATGCCACGCCTCTACGTCTCGCCGACCCAGGCGCCCAACGCGTTCGCCACGGGCCGCAACCCCGAGAACGCGGCGGTGTGCGCGACCGAGGGCATCCTGGGGATGCTCGACGAGCGCGAGCTGCGGGGCGTGCTCGGCCACGAGCTGATGCACGTCTACAACCGCGACATCCTCACCGGCTCGGTGGCCGCCGCCATCGCCGGTGTGATCACCAGCGTCGCCCAGATGCTCATGTTCACCTCGATGTTCGGCGGCGGAGACGAAGAGGACCGCCCGAACCCGATCGCGCTGCTGGCGATGGCCCTGCTGGCCCCGTTCGCCGCGATGGTCATCCAGATGGCGATCAGCCGCACCCGGGAGTACGACGCCGACGAGGACGGCGCCCGCCTCACCGGCGACCCGCTCGCGCTGGCGTCGGCGCTGCGCAAGCTCGAGCAGGGCACGGCCCGCGCGCCGCTGGCCCCGACCCCGGCGCTGCAGAACTCCAGCCACATGATGATCGCGAACCCGTTCCGCCCCCAGGACGTGTCGCGGTTCTTCTCCACCCACCCGCCGATGGCCGAGCGCATCGCCCGGCTCGAGGCGATGGCCTACGGCTACCGCGCCGGCTGA
- a CDS encoding proton-conducting transporter membrane subunit, with protein MSTVVSFDVLVLAPVLAPAAGAVLVLLLDVLAPHLRTAHHVVGLLALAAGLALAVPGALGTEAAPLRSLCLPAPGGACFYEAGPLASALQLGALASAIVVLLLVWPSRDTLEQEPLRGGPAVLVALVLSATAGAAAVAAAHDLGSWLVALELATLPAIALVALRGTVRAGAGALSLLATSLVSFAMVVLGAALWLVGTGEAVFSAGAVDRARSDDATWAVLLLGVLLLVGGLGFKLSLVPFHAWTPQAYAGGAEPVAAFLAATSKVAALAALVAVLRPLAAAGAPVLLAIGVLAALSMTLGNVLALVQDDPVRLLAWSTVAQAGWVVLPLATLVPAGLAASGGYLLAYVIATLVAFTVVVLVGGGAAGRTLTAYRGLLRTRPVLGAALGLALVSLAGLPPGVLGLVAKVVALRPVVAEELWVLALVAVANAVIGVAVYLRWFAVLFQEPAAGAEPAGAVRRAGPGPLAALALTGTALVLTSLAPQLLLGLLA; from the coding sequence GTGAGCACGGTGGTCTCCTTCGACGTGCTCGTGCTGGCGCCGGTGCTGGCACCCGCGGCCGGCGCGGTGCTCGTCCTGCTGCTGGACGTGCTGGCCCCCCACCTGCGGACCGCCCACCACGTCGTGGGGCTCCTGGCCCTCGCCGCGGGTCTGGCGCTCGCGGTGCCGGGGGCGCTGGGCACCGAGGCCGCACCGCTGCGCTCGCTGTGCCTGCCGGCTCCCGGCGGGGCCTGCTTCTACGAGGCGGGCCCGCTCGCGAGCGCCCTGCAGCTCGGGGCCCTGGCCTCGGCCATCGTGGTGCTGCTGCTCGTGTGGCCGAGCCGCGACACCCTCGAGCAGGAACCGCTGCGCGGCGGCCCGGCCGTGCTCGTCGCCCTGGTGCTGAGTGCCACCGCCGGCGCGGCCGCCGTCGCCGCGGCCCATGACCTCGGGTCCTGGCTGGTGGCCCTCGAGCTCGCCACCCTCCCGGCCATCGCGCTGGTCGCCCTGCGTGGCACGGTGCGGGCCGGCGCCGGCGCGTTGTCGCTGCTGGCCACCTCGCTCGTGTCCTTCGCCATGGTCGTGCTGGGAGCGGCCCTGTGGCTGGTCGGCACCGGCGAGGCGGTCTTCTCCGCCGGCGCCGTCGACCGGGCCCGCTCCGACGACGCCACGTGGGCGGTGCTCCTCCTCGGCGTCCTGCTCCTGGTCGGCGGCCTGGGCTTCAAGCTCTCGCTCGTGCCCTTCCACGCCTGGACACCGCAGGCGTATGCCGGCGGCGCCGAGCCCGTGGCGGCGTTCCTCGCCGCCACGTCGAAGGTCGCGGCCCTGGCCGCCCTCGTGGCGGTCCTGCGTCCCCTCGCTGCCGCCGGTGCCCCCGTCCTCCTCGCGATCGGCGTGCTGGCGGCGCTGTCCATGACCCTGGGGAACGTGCTCGCCCTCGTGCAGGACGACCCCGTGCGGCTGCTGGCCTGGTCGACGGTCGCCCAGGCCGGCTGGGTCGTGCTGCCGCTGGCCACCCTCGTCCCAGCCGGGCTGGCTGCGAGCGGCGGCTACCTGCTCGCCTACGTCATCGCCACCCTCGTCGCCTTCACCGTGGTCGTGCTGGTCGGCGGCGGGGCCGCGGGTCGCACGCTCACGGCATACCGGGGGCTGCTGCGCACCCGGCCGGTGCTGGGGGCGGCGCTCGGCCTCGCGCTGGTGTCGCTGGCCGGCCTGCCGCCCGGCGTCCTCGGCCTGGTCGCCAAGGTGGTGGCCCTGCGACCGGTCGTCGCCGAGGAGCTCTGGGTGCTGGCCCTGGTCGCGGTCGCCAACGCCGTCATCGGCGTCGCCGTCTACCTGCGGTGGTTCGCCGTCCTGTTCCAGGAGCCTGCCGCCGGGGCCGAGCCTGCGGGTGCGGTGCGTCGCGCGGGGCCGGGCCCGCTCGCCGCCCTGGCCCTCACCGGCACCGCCCTGGTGCTCACCAGCCTCGCCCCCCAGCTCCTGCTCGGCCTGCTCGCCTGA
- a CDS encoding NADH-quinone oxidoreductase subunit M: MVIALSLVVPAAVAVWLLGAGRDLSHRAVNRLALAASGATLAAVVVAVLTRPTVDRPWVPALDLRWQLAVDGISAPLLVMTAVLGVAVVAHSSSRRPEGGTPAAFHACLLLVEAGALATFYARDAILFFVAFEVVLVPMWVLITRFGDAHRPQDRADAGGRFVLYTALGSTLMLVGILALVGAAGTADLDVLARGEGSGIPRSTQLLIALALVSGLAVKVPLFPGHTWLPPAHTIAPTAGSVLLAAVLLKMGTYGLVRLPVAVVPDAFARLAPAVAVVGAVGILWGGLACLVERDLKRLIAYSSVAHMGFVALGLASGTRTGLQAALFANVAHGVVSALLFFIVGGLKERWGSADLAVARAALREVSPRLGFALVVGLAASLGLPGLAGFWGEFLSLYAVWSPAEELPLGVFRATAVAGALGTVLAAAYALRVARAVWMGERSTPVIADSRGVEWLVVGGLVVAALVLGVLPQVLLSVTSDAVTALVGGS, encoded by the coding sequence GTGGTGATCGCCCTCAGCCTCGTGGTGCCCGCGGCGGTGGCCGTCTGGCTTCTCGGCGCGGGCCGCGACCTGTCGCACCGGGCGGTCAACCGGCTCGCCCTCGCCGCCAGCGGGGCCACCCTGGCGGCTGTCGTCGTCGCCGTGCTCACGCGCCCGACCGTCGACCGGCCCTGGGTGCCGGCCCTCGACCTGCGCTGGCAGCTGGCCGTCGACGGCATCAGCGCGCCGCTGCTCGTGATGACGGCGGTGCTCGGCGTGGCGGTCGTCGCCCACTCCTCGTCGCGGCGGCCCGAGGGCGGCACCCCGGCCGCCTTCCACGCCTGCCTGCTGCTCGTCGAGGCGGGCGCCCTGGCGACGTTCTACGCCCGCGACGCCATCCTGTTCTTCGTCGCCTTCGAGGTGGTGCTCGTCCCGATGTGGGTGCTCATCACCCGCTTCGGCGACGCCCACCGGCCGCAGGACCGCGCCGACGCCGGCGGACGCTTCGTCCTCTACACGGCCCTGGGCTCGACGCTGATGCTCGTCGGGATCCTCGCCCTGGTCGGTGCCGCGGGAACCGCGGACCTCGACGTGCTCGCCCGCGGCGAGGGGTCCGGCATACCGCGCAGCACGCAGCTGCTCATCGCCCTGGCCCTGGTCTCCGGGCTGGCCGTCAAGGTGCCCCTCTTCCCCGGGCACACCTGGCTCCCGCCCGCCCACACCATCGCGCCCACCGCGGGCTCGGTGCTGCTCGCGGCGGTGCTGCTGAAGATGGGCACCTACGGGCTGGTGCGCCTGCCCGTCGCGGTCGTGCCCGACGCGTTCGCGCGGCTGGCTCCCGCGGTGGCCGTGGTGGGTGCGGTCGGCATCCTGTGGGGAGGCCTGGCCTGCCTGGTGGAGCGTGACCTGAAACGGCTCATCGCGTACTCGTCCGTGGCGCACATGGGCTTCGTCGCCCTGGGGCTGGCCTCGGGCACGCGCACCGGCCTGCAGGCTGCCCTGTTCGCCAACGTCGCCCACGGCGTCGTCTCGGCCCTGCTGTTCTTCATCGTCGGCGGGCTCAAGGAGCGCTGGGGCTCGGCCGACCTGGCGGTGGCCCGTGCAGCGCTGCGCGAGGTCAGCCCACGGCTCGGGTTCGCCCTCGTCGTCGGGCTCGCCGCCTCGCTGGGGCTGCCGGGGCTGGCCGGGTTCTGGGGCGAGTTCCTCAGCCTGTATGCCGTGTGGTCGCCGGCCGAGGAGCTGCCGCTGGGTGTCTTCCGCGCCACCGCCGTGGCCGGGGCGCTGGGCACCGTGCTGGCGGCCGCCTACGCGCTGCGGGTCGCCCGCGCGGTGTGGATGGGTGAGCGGTCCACGCCGGTCATCGCCGACAGCCGCGGGGTCGAGTGGCTGGTCGTGGGCGGTCTCGTCGTGGCCGCCCTGGTGCTCGGCGTGCTGCCGCAGGTGCTGCTCTCCGTCACGAGCGACGCCGTCACCGCGCTGGTGGGTGGCTCGTGA
- a CDS encoding NADH-quinone oxidoreductase subunit L: MSLAAARLVVLIPAAAALVGLLIARRGTGPARAVAVGASLATVVAALAGLATVGGSQQAHLGRILPALEAGDLEVPLLLRTSATPALVAVVVAVVGWAVQAFAGWYLRADDRYGVFSATVSLFCAGMLLVVHSADLVLTFVGWELMGWCSYLLIGHWSRKESARRAALKAFLVTRFADVGFLLGVLALASGPGSTAYPKVLAHWAPGGDAGEGLRTLAMVLLLVGVLGKSAQFPFHDWLPDAMEGPTPASALIHAATMVAAGTYVLSSLFTIFVASDGARWVLAISTVVTMVWAAVLAFGQSDLKRLLAYSTLSQIALMLSALAVAPAQDGPGAGLLHLYSHAFFKALLFLLVGWLSVTVGGTAAVAMRGSLRGHAVIRPAMFVGLLALAGVPPLVGFVSKEHVLGAAEAGVAEGDARSMLVLAALLVTVVLTAAYCMRAWLVLDDLTTARPEVHEGDQANAPVMAAVSVLSVLTVFGGLVVFTPWLALEGHIAWWMALLTVLLVVGAAVAVRSTARGADPATRLVGARVPQFDSGFGADGLYVRLVARPVLALARLVVFLDREVVDAYVRGSAATAVLSGRGGARVHRAERSATSLVWVVLGVVAVAAAGVALW; the protein is encoded by the coding sequence ATGAGCCTCGCCGCCGCTCGCCTGGTCGTGCTCATCCCTGCTGCCGCAGCCCTTGTCGGGCTGCTGATCGCCCGTCGCGGCACCGGCCCCGCCCGCGCCGTCGCCGTCGGGGCGTCACTGGCCACGGTGGTCGCCGCGCTCGCCGGCCTTGCCACGGTGGGCGGCTCGCAGCAGGCCCACCTCGGGAGGATCCTCCCGGCCCTGGAGGCCGGCGACCTCGAGGTCCCCCTCCTCCTCCGGACGAGCGCCACACCGGCGCTCGTCGCCGTCGTGGTGGCCGTGGTCGGGTGGGCGGTGCAGGCGTTCGCCGGCTGGTACCTGCGGGCGGACGACCGGTACGGCGTCTTCTCGGCCACCGTGTCGCTGTTCTGCGCCGGGATGCTCCTCGTCGTGCACTCGGCCGACCTCGTCCTGACCTTCGTCGGCTGGGAGCTCATGGGCTGGTGCTCCTACCTGCTCATCGGCCACTGGAGCCGGAAGGAGAGCGCTCGCCGCGCCGCCCTCAAGGCCTTTCTCGTCACGCGCTTCGCCGACGTGGGGTTCCTGCTCGGCGTCCTGGCCCTGGCCTCGGGGCCGGGCTCCACGGCATACCCCAAGGTGCTGGCGCACTGGGCGCCCGGGGGCGACGCCGGGGAGGGGCTGCGCACGCTGGCCATGGTGCTGCTGCTCGTCGGCGTGCTCGGCAAGTCCGCCCAGTTCCCCTTCCACGACTGGCTCCCCGACGCCATGGAGGGCCCGACGCCAGCGTCCGCGCTCATCCACGCGGCCACCATGGTGGCCGCCGGCACCTACGTGCTGTCGTCGCTCTTCACCATCTTCGTCGCGAGCGACGGGGCCCGGTGGGTGCTGGCGATCAGCACGGTCGTCACGATGGTGTGGGCCGCGGTGCTGGCCTTCGGGCAGAGCGACCTCAAGCGACTGCTCGCCTACTCGACCCTCAGCCAGATCGCGCTGATGCTCTCGGCCCTGGCGGTCGCCCCGGCACAGGACGGCCCGGGAGCAGGTCTGCTGCACCTGTACTCCCACGCCTTCTTCAAGGCGCTGCTGTTCCTCCTCGTCGGTTGGCTGAGCGTCACGGTCGGCGGCACGGCCGCGGTCGCCATGCGCGGCAGCCTGCGCGGGCACGCGGTCATCCGCCCGGCCATGTTCGTCGGCCTGCTCGCCCTGGCCGGCGTGCCACCGCTGGTGGGGTTCGTCAGCAAGGAGCACGTCCTCGGCGCGGCCGAGGCCGGCGTCGCCGAGGGGGACGCGCGCTCGATGCTGGTGCTGGCGGCGCTCCTGGTGACCGTGGTGCTCACGGCGGCCTACTGCATGCGGGCCTGGCTGGTGCTGGACGACCTCACGACGGCCCGGCCCGAGGTCCACGAGGGTGACCAGGCCAACGCGCCGGTCATGGCGGCCGTCTCGGTGCTCAGCGTCCTCACGGTCTTCGGCGGCCTCGTGGTGTTCACCCCCTGGCTCGCCCTGGAGGGCCACATCGCGTGGTGGATGGCCCTGCTGACCGTGCTCCTGGTCGTGGGGGCGGCCGTCGCGGTGCGCAGCACGGCCAGGGGAGCTGACCCGGCCACGCGCCTGGTCGGGGCGCGGGTGCCGCAGTTCGACAGCGGGTTCGGCGCGGACGGCCTCTACGTCAGGCTGGTCGCCCGCCCGGTGCTGGCGCTGGCCCGGCTGGTGGTCTTCCTCGACCGCGAGGTGGTCGACGCCTACGTGCGCGGGAGCGCGGCCACCGCCGTGCTCTCCGGGCGTGGCGGCGCCCGCGTCCACCGGGCCGAGCGGTCGGCCACCTCGCTCGTGTGGGTCGTGCTCGGCGTGGTGGCCGTCGCGGCGGCGGGGGTGGCGCTGTGGTGA
- the nuoK gene encoding NADH-quinone oxidoreductase subunit NuoK: MIHLAGPYALAAVLAGLGAYGVLARRNAVLVLIGVELILNAANLLLVSVGAVAGDPWQAGNVLTLFVITIAAAEVCVALAVVLAVFRLRGDVDLSREAG; encoded by the coding sequence GTGATCCACCTCGCCGGCCCCTACGCCCTCGCCGCGGTCCTCGCCGGGCTCGGGGCCTACGGCGTGCTTGCCCGCCGCAACGCCGTGCTCGTCCTCATCGGCGTCGAGCTGATCCTCAACGCGGCGAACCTGCTGCTCGTCTCGGTGGGCGCCGTCGCAGGCGACCCGTGGCAGGCGGGGAACGTGCTGACGCTCTTCGTCATCACCATCGCGGCGGCCGAGGTGTGCGTGGCCCTCGCGGTCGTGCTCGCGGTCTTCCGCCTGCGCGGCGACGTCGACCTCAGCCGGGAGGCTGGATGA
- a CDS encoding NADH-quinone oxidoreductase subunit J: MTSLDIAFAAVGLLAAASGLLAVTTRHVVHAALWLVVCLGSVAGCYLVLGAELVALVQLLVYVGAVVVLVLFALMLTRAPIGPNPEVTTSRAHRALAAVLGAGVTALLLAVLLPVAGGARPRTGAANSAVAEQIFGTWVWPFEALSLLLLVALIAAFAVSRMARAAEVAESELPEPAAPERISQ, from the coding sequence GTGACCTCGCTCGACATCGCCTTCGCCGCGGTGGGGCTGCTCGCGGCGGCCAGCGGACTGCTGGCGGTGACGACGCGGCACGTCGTGCACGCCGCCCTGTGGCTCGTCGTGTGCCTCGGCTCCGTCGCCGGCTGCTACCTCGTGCTGGGGGCCGAGCTCGTGGCCCTCGTCCAGCTGCTGGTCTACGTCGGCGCCGTCGTGGTGCTGGTGCTCTTCGCCCTCATGCTCACCCGTGCGCCGATCGGCCCGAACCCCGAGGTGACGACCAGTCGGGCCCACCGGGCGCTCGCCGCCGTCCTCGGCGCCGGTGTCACCGCGCTCCTGCTCGCCGTGCTCCTGCCCGTGGCAGGAGGTGCACGTCCGCGCACCGGTGCGGCGAACAGTGCCGTGGCGGAACAGATCTTCGGCACCTGGGTGTGGCCCTTCGAGGCGCTCTCGCTCCTCCTGCTGGTCGCCCTCATCGCAGCCTTCGCGGTCTCGCGGATGGCCCGGGCCGCGGAGGTCGCCGAGTCCGAGCTCCCCGAGCCGGCCGCCCCCGAGAGGATCTCGCAGTGA
- a CDS encoding 4Fe-4S binding protein translates to MTDPSRPRRSSGALPGLLKGLATTARTLARPTHTAEYPDAKPHLPPRSRGVIALLEENCTSCMLCARECPDWCIYIDSHKETIPASTPGGRERQRNVLDRFAIDFSLCMYCGICIEVCPFDALHWSPEFEYSELDIRDLLHEKDRLGQWMPTVPPPPALDPGSVEPAEVAAANKPARPVRAAGGPTTARPARPERPERPARAERPERPAPAPEEEP, encoded by the coding sequence ATGACCGACCCCTCGCGCCCACGTCGCTCCAGCGGCGCCCTGCCCGGCCTGCTCAAGGGCCTGGCCACCACGGCGAGGACCCTCGCCCGCCCCACGCACACCGCGGAGTACCCCGACGCGAAGCCCCACCTCCCGCCGCGCTCCCGCGGGGTCATCGCGCTGCTCGAGGAGAACTGCACCTCCTGCATGCTCTGCGCGCGGGAGTGCCCCGACTGGTGCATCTACATCGACTCGCACAAGGAGACGATCCCGGCGAGCACGCCCGGCGGTCGGGAGCGCCAGCGCAACGTCCTCGACCGGTTCGCCATCGACTTCTCCCTCTGCATGTACTGCGGGATCTGCATCGAGGTCTGCCCGTTCGACGCGTTGCACTGGAGCCCCGAGTTCGAGTACTCCGAGCTCGACATCCGCGACCTGCTGCACGAGAAGGACCGGCTGGGCCAGTGGATGCCGACCGTGCCACCGCCGCCGGCGCTCGACCCCGGATCGGTCGAGCCTGCCGAGGTCGCCGCGGCCAACAAGCCGGCGCGGCCGGTGAGGGCAGCGGGTGGGCCGACGACGGCCCGTCCGGCCCGCCCCGAGCGGCCGGAGCGTCCGGCCCGAGCCGAGCGCCCCGAGCGCCCGGCCCCGGCGCCGGAGGAGGAGCCGTGA